Below is a window of Fuerstiella sp. DNA.
GCCCGTAGAGACTCGAAAGCGATCCTTTGTCGCCTTATTAATCACATGACGCGACCAGTGCGGTGTCATAATTTAGACTTCTGTTTCCCCGTGTCCTGGCAGTTTTGATGTACCGATTGTGTTCTATGTTATTTCCGGCAGCCTTTCTGCTGTGCATGATTGTTGTGATCCCGAATCATCGGCCTGTGGAGTCACGGCCAGGGATATCCCTGGTCGTGGCACCGGGTGGTTTATCCGACGATTTACAGGAGGACATTGTCGTCGGCAAGGGAACTCCGGAGAGTGATTCTGTCCCGGCTGAACGGAATCACTCTCCCGATGACCGGACTTCACGCACGTTAATTCTGCCTGTTTACTGTTTTCTCATCGTTGCAGCATCATTGTTCGGTGGCTGGCTTCCGTCACTGATCCAGCTGACTCACACACGAATGCAGACGATCGTCAGTTTTGTCGGTGGTCTGATGCTGGGTACCGCAGTCTTTCATATGATTCCTCACGCGTTCACGCAGCTGCGTCACATCGATCAAACGATGATGTGGACCATGTGTGGAATTGTCCTGATGTTCTTCCTCATTCGCACCTTCCACTTTCACAATCATGGAATTGCCGAAGAAGCTCAGGAGGATGCCTGTGATCCGTGTGGACAGGATCATTCCCACAGTCATATCCATGTCCATTCCCATCCACAGGTACACCAACTTAGCTGGATCGGTATCCTTGTCGGACTCAGTATTCATACCCTCCTGGACGGAATTGCATTGGGAAGTGCTGTTGATGCTGACAGTCTTTCACTGCTGCCTGGCATCGGAGTGTTTCTGGCGGTATTTCTGCACAAACCTCTGGATGCCGTTTCCATTACCACACTGATGGCAGCTACCGGCTGGACCAGAAAAAAAATACTGGCAGTGAATGCGGGATTCGCTGTCATGTGTCCGGTTGGAGCAGTTCTGTTCCTGACGGGGATCAGACGTTTCCCCGGACTTCAGCAGGAACTTGCCGGATCAGCGATGGCATTCTCTGCAGGTGTGTTTCTGTGTATCGCACTCAGTGATCTGCTTCCCGAAATGGAATTCCATTCGCATCATCGTCTGAGGCTTTCGGCCGTGCTTTTCCTGGGAATTTTCACCGCCTGGGCAATTCGGCACGTCCACGTTTAGCTCAGTTTGTCTGAAGGCTTACGTATTAGATTGCCCGCAGCACTGCAGAAGCACTTTGGCCTCGTGCTGTACGATTCACCGAAACTGCTGTACGATTTCGAACAGTCCGGGGGCCGTCTTTGACGACATTTATTCGGCAACGTGGATCAGGCACTTCGTAGTTCAATGTGGCCGGAACTTCACCGTACCGCACTGCCAGTAGTGTTCCTGCCAGTTCAACTGCTCCGGCACCCGCATCAAAATGTCCCGTGTAACTCTTCAGCGCTGTAACTGGAATTTGGGACACTCGGTCACCCAGAGCGAGGTGATAGGCCCGTGATTCGACAATATCATCAGTCTGAGTACTTTTGCCCTGCGCGTTAATATGTCCAATCTCATCGGGACGAATACCTGCACGTCTCATTCCTGACTCGATGGCTTTGACGAGTCCCCGACCACTGGACTCGTTGTTGATTCCACGACCATCACAGCCCGCACCCACGCCAATCACTTCCGCGTAGATGTCTGCTCCTCGGCGAATTGCATGCTCGTAGCGTTCCACGATACAAGTGGCAGCACCTTCGCCGACCACCGCTCCATCCCGCTCAAAATCGAATGGTCGGCAGGCCCGGGAGGGATGATCAGAACGCTGGGACAATCCTTCGAATCTATGAAATTTGGCGATGTCAACCGGGTGAATATTTGA
It encodes the following:
- a CDS encoding beta-ketoacyl-[acyl-carrier-protein] synthase family protein, coding for MAARDGARIVITGLGVVSPIGIGIDAFWTSLKESRSGIDVLSIPHDKLPSAFGAEVRDFDPVRHLRDRKFLKVMSRDMQLGVASARQAMADSGLATGDIDPLRLGVTFGAGRMTTHPEELAAAVKACRKGTKEIDMTRWGEAGLGRIAPLWLLRQLPNMPACHISIDHDAQGPNNTITSRDASALLALAESVRIIEADRADAVIVGACSSNIHPVDIAKFHRFEGLSQRSDHPSRACRPFDFERDGAVVGEGAATCIVERYEHAIRRGADIYAEVIGVGAGCDGRGINNESSGRGLVKAIESGMRRAGIRPDEIGHINAQGKSTQTDDIVESRAYHLALGDRVSQIPVTALKSYTGHFDAGAGAVELAGTLLAVRYGEVPATLNYEVPDPRCRINVVKDGPRTVRNRTAVSVNRTARGQSASAVLRAI
- a CDS encoding ZIP family metal transporter, with the translated sequence MLFPAAFLLCMIVVIPNHRPVESRPGISLVVAPGGLSDDLQEDIVVGKGTPESDSVPAERNHSPDDRTSRTLILPVYCFLIVAASLFGGWLPSLIQLTHTRMQTIVSFVGGLMLGTAVFHMIPHAFTQLRHIDQTMMWTMCGIVLMFFLIRTFHFHNHGIAEEAQEDACDPCGQDHSHSHIHVHSHPQVHQLSWIGILVGLSIHTLLDGIALGSAVDADSLSLLPGIGVFLAVFLHKPLDAVSITTLMAATGWTRKKILAVNAGFAVMCPVGAVLFLTGIRRFPGLQQELAGSAMAFSAGVFLCIALSDLLPEMEFHSHHRLRLSAVLFLGIFTAWAIRHVHV